A stretch of the Perca flavescens isolate YP-PL-M2 chromosome 3, PFLA_1.0, whole genome shotgun sequence genome encodes the following:
- the LOC114553369 gene encoding galectin-8 isoform X1: MSATIPRQTFLNPVIPFAGTILGGLLPGEMVLIQGSVPSDADRFQVDLTCGSSVKPRADVAFHFNPRFSKSHVVVNSLVGERWGQEEILHAKPFAVGKPFELIVHVLQDVFKVAVNGDHVLEYKHRVELERVDTVSISGKVHVGAVGILANTVEVMTKVSVPNQEQPQVSVTNQEQPQPVISFTGNLTIPFRKELEEGLAVGRSITIKGVANHKDQSVIVNLRVSGSKDIALHLNPCLKKEVFVRNSFISGCWGPEETKLDSFPFTAGGYFEMIVLCESQQYRVAVNGQHQLDYKHRVQDLRRITQLEVLGDAALHAVILQ; this comes from the exons GTGATTCCCTTCGCTGGGACGATCCTGGGCGGGCTGTTGCCGGGGGAGATGGTTCTCATCCAGGGCTCGGTGCCGTCTGATGCCGACAG GTTCCAGGTAGACCTGACGTGTGGCAGCAGCGTGAAGCCTCGAGCTGACGTAGCGTTCcacttcaacccgaggttcagCAAGTCGCATGTCGTGGTCAACTCTCTGGTGGGCGAGCGCTGGGGCCAAGAGGAGATCCTCCACGCCAAACCCTTCGCTGTCGGCAAACCGTTCGAACTCATCGTCCACGTGCTCCAAGACGTGTTTAAG GTGGCGGTGAACGGAGATCACGTTCTGGAGTACAAACACCGCGTGGAGCTGGAGCGGGTCGACACCGTGTCCATCTCTGGGAAGGTCCATGTGGGAGCTGTGGGCATCCTGGCCAACact gTTGAAGTGATGACCAAAGTCAGCGTGCCCAATCAGGAGCAACCACAGGTCAGCGTGACCAATCAGGAGCAACCacag CCAGTAATCTCCTTTACAGGCAACTTG actaTTCCCTTCAGAAAGGAgctggaggaaggtctggctgtTGGACGCAGCATCACTATTAAAGGAGTAGCCAATCACAAAGATCAGAG TGTGATTGTGAACCTGAGAGTGTCCGGCAGCAAAGACATCGCTCTTCATCTCAACCCTTGCCTGAAGAAGGAGGTCTTCGTCAGGAACTCCTTCATCTCTGGCTGCTGGGGCCCCGAGGAGACCAAGCTGGACTCCTTCCCCTTCACAGCTGGGGGGTACTTTGAG ATGATCGTCCTGTGTGAGTCTCAGCAGTACCGCGTGGCCGTTAACGGGCAGCACCAGCTGGACTACAAGCACCGGGTCCAGGACCTGAGGCGCATCACACAGCTGGAGGTCCTGGGAGACGCCGCGCTGCACGCCGTCATCCTCCAATGA
- the LOC114553369 gene encoding galectin-8 isoform X2: MSATIPRQTFLNPVIPFAGTILGGLLPGEMVLIQGSVPSDADRFQVDLTCGSSVKPRADVAFHFNPRFSKSHVVVNSLVGERWGQEEILHAKPFAVGKPFELIVHVLQDVFKVAVNGDHVLEYKHRVELERVDTVSISGKVHVGAVGILANTVEVMTKVSVPNQEQPQPVISFTGNLTIPFRKELEEGLAVGRSITIKGVANHKDQSVIVNLRVSGSKDIALHLNPCLKKEVFVRNSFISGCWGPEETKLDSFPFTAGGYFEMIVLCESQQYRVAVNGQHQLDYKHRVQDLRRITQLEVLGDAALHAVILQ, translated from the exons GTGATTCCCTTCGCTGGGACGATCCTGGGCGGGCTGTTGCCGGGGGAGATGGTTCTCATCCAGGGCTCGGTGCCGTCTGATGCCGACAG GTTCCAGGTAGACCTGACGTGTGGCAGCAGCGTGAAGCCTCGAGCTGACGTAGCGTTCcacttcaacccgaggttcagCAAGTCGCATGTCGTGGTCAACTCTCTGGTGGGCGAGCGCTGGGGCCAAGAGGAGATCCTCCACGCCAAACCCTTCGCTGTCGGCAAACCGTTCGAACTCATCGTCCACGTGCTCCAAGACGTGTTTAAG GTGGCGGTGAACGGAGATCACGTTCTGGAGTACAAACACCGCGTGGAGCTGGAGCGGGTCGACACCGTGTCCATCTCTGGGAAGGTCCATGTGGGAGCTGTGGGCATCCTGGCCAACact gTTGAAGTGATGACCAAAGTCAGCGTGCCCAATCAGGAGCAACCACAG CCAGTAATCTCCTTTACAGGCAACTTG actaTTCCCTTCAGAAAGGAgctggaggaaggtctggctgtTGGACGCAGCATCACTATTAAAGGAGTAGCCAATCACAAAGATCAGAG TGTGATTGTGAACCTGAGAGTGTCCGGCAGCAAAGACATCGCTCTTCATCTCAACCCTTGCCTGAAGAAGGAGGTCTTCGTCAGGAACTCCTTCATCTCTGGCTGCTGGGGCCCCGAGGAGACCAAGCTGGACTCCTTCCCCTTCACAGCTGGGGGGTACTTTGAG ATGATCGTCCTGTGTGAGTCTCAGCAGTACCGCGTGGCCGTTAACGGGCAGCACCAGCTGGACTACAAGCACCGGGTCCAGGACCTGAGGCGCATCACACAGCTGGAGGTCCTGGGAGACGCCGCGCTGCACGCCGTCATCCTCCAATGA